A DNA window from Streptomyces bacillaris contains the following coding sequences:
- a CDS encoding IS5 family transposase (programmed frameshift) produces MVDDDLWALIEPLLPPWPKKAPGPRPVSDRQCLQGILYVLHNDIAWQLLPMELGFGSGQTCWRRLDRWQKAGAFDRLHRILLAELNAADELDWSRACVDGSHVRAKGGADTGPSPVDRRKTGSKHHLICDGRGTPLKVITTAANVNDVTQTLALVDGIPPVAGRPGRPRRRPEALLGDKGYDSAPHRRELRKRRILPVISRRGAPNIEGLGRLRYVVEQTFALLHQFKRLAVRWERRTELHDAFVSLACSLICWRRLKKIES; encoded by the exons ATCGTGGACGATGACCTGTGGGCGCTGATCGAGCCTCTGCTGCCGCCCTGGCCCAAGAAGGCTCCCGGCCCGCGACCGGTTTCGGACCGGCAGTGCCTGCAGGGCATCCTGTACGTGCTGCACAACGACATCGCCTGGCAACTGCTGCCGATGGAGCTGGGATTCGGCTCGGGCCAGACCTGCTGGCGGCGGCTGGATCGGTGGCAGAAGGCCGGGGCCTTCGACCGGCTGCACCGGATCCTGCTCGCCGAGCTGAACGCGGCCGACGAGCTGGACTGGTCCAGAGCGTGCGTCGACGGCTCCCATGTCCGCGCG AAAGGGGGCGCCGACACCGGTCCGTCGCCGGTCGACCGGCGGAAGACGGGCAGCAAACACCATCTGATCTGCGACGGACGCGGCACCCCGCTGAAGGTCATCACGACCGCGGCCAACGTCAACGACGTCACCCAGACCCTCGCCCTGGTCGACGGCATCCCGCCCGTCGCCGGACGCCCGGGCCGGCCCCGCCGACGCCCCGAAGCCCTGCTCGGTGACAAGGGCTACGACTCCGCCCCCCACCGCCGCGAACTCCGCAAGCGCCGGATCCTGCCAGTGATCTCCCGCAGAGGCGCCCCGAACATCGAGGGTCTGGGCAGGCTCCGCTACGTCGTGGAGCAGACCTTCGCCCTGCTCCACCAGTTCAAACGCCTCGCGGTCCGCTGGGAACGCCGCACGGAACTCCACGACGCCTTCGTCTCCCTCGCCTGCAGTCTCATCTGCTGGAGGCGTCTCAAGAAGATCGAATCGTGA
- a CDS encoding SRPBCC family protein, with protein sequence MTSLTVTASSHSSASAAIIYAALLDAESWPLWSPYADVEWDVPAGVDRPARVGDLRTIRSSAGRTCCRERVVEMVPDQRFSYEQSAGLFTSHQGSVDLARAPHGGTNITWSATYRHTLPLLDMLRRRRLQVWVHDLASYANSIVIRNS encoded by the coding sequence ATGACGTCCCTCACTGTTACTGCTTCTTCGCACTCATCGGCGTCTGCCGCCATCATCTACGCGGCGCTCCTGGACGCAGAATCCTGGCCGTTGTGGTCCCCCTATGCCGACGTCGAGTGGGATGTGCCTGCGGGAGTCGACCGACCGGCACGCGTGGGCGACCTGCGCACCATCCGTTCCTCCGCTGGACGTACGTGCTGCCGCGAGCGCGTCGTCGAGATGGTTCCCGACCAGCGGTTCAGCTACGAACAGTCCGCAGGGCTGTTCACGTCTCATCAAGGGTCTGTGGATCTGGCCCGAGCCCCCCATGGCGGCACCAACATCACCTGGTCAGCGACCTACCGACACACCCTTCCTCTCTTGGACATGCTCAGGAGACGGCGTCTGCAGGTTTGGGTCCACGATCTCGCGTCATACGCCAACTCAATCGTGATTCGTAACTCCTAG